The Edaphobacter flagellatus sequence TTTACCCGTATCCGGCTTCCTGAGCTCATCCTGCAACTCGCCAACTTCCTCGTTCAACTTGTCGAACAGCCCTGCCGCATCCGGCCAGTCAAAGCCTACCTTCGCTGCGCGCGACCCCAGCTTACCGGCCTCCTGCATCGCCGGCATCGAACGCGGAATATCGTCCAGCAGCGACACCGTCCCCGCGTCCTTTTTCTCTTCCCGCTTAATCTCTTCCCAATTTTTCAAAACCGCATCCGCATCTTCGGCCCGTACATCGGCAAATACATGCGGATGCCTCCGGATCAGCTTTGCATTCAGGTTGGCGGCAACATCCTCTATCGTGAAGTAGCCGGCCTCCGACGCCATCTGCGCGTAGAAAAGGACCTGCAGCAGCAGGTCGCCCAGCTCGTCCTTCAGCTCCGGCCAGGCCCGCCGTTCAATCGCGTCGAAGACCTCGTAGGTCTCCTCCAGTGTGTACTTCTTGATCGTATCGAAGGTCTGCTCGCGGTCCCACGGACAGCCATCCGGCCCCCGCAGCCGCGCCATGATGGCAACAGCCTCAGCCATCGGATCTTTCCCCTGTCCCTCGTATGGCGGCATCTCTCCCTACTTTACCCGATGTGTTACCGTCTCCCACCACAGCGCAAATTGAAGTATCCTGTGCCTGCATGAGTTCGCGCGATAACAGACCAGAGACAAATAGCAAAACGGGCTGGAAGCTCCTTCTCGTCCTCCCCTACATCGGTCTCTGCTTTCCCAGCATCTATGCGCGTGAAACACCAACGCTATTCGGATTCCCGTTCTTCTACTGGTACCAGTTTCTCTGGGTCATCCTCACATCCCTCCTTCTCGGCCTCGTTTATCTCAAGCTCAAAGACCGCGAAGACTAGTCGAAGCAATTAGCATTCGGTATGTGAACTACCGTTTTTCGTCACGAACAGCCTGGGACCTGGGTGAGAGCGATCTGGCCCGAGCCATTCGTCTTGCGCGCGGTGCCGGACAGACTCTCATCGACCTCACCGTCTCCAACCCCACGACCTGTGGCTTCCACTACGACGCCGAATCTATCCTTGCTCCCCTCTCCGACCCTCGTGCGCTCACTTACGATCCCGATCCACGCGGCCTGCTCTCAGCTCGCGAGGCCGTAGCCGCTTATTACGGTGATCATCGAGCCGCCGTCTCCCCTGACGCCATCACTCTGACCACCAGCACCAGCGAAGGCTACGGTTACCTCTTCCGTCTGCTCTGCGACGCGGGCGATGAGATTCTCGTCCCCCAACCTAGCTACCCACTCTTCGACTACCTGGCCGACCTCGAAGACGTCCGCCTCCGCCCCTACCCGCTCTTCTACGACTACGGCTGGTGGATCGACTTCGACCAGCTCGAGCGACGCATCGGCCCCCGTACCCGTGCCATCCTCCTCGTCCACCCCAACAACCCAACCGGACACGCCACCAGTCACACCGAACGTCTCAGGCTAGAGGAGATCTGCGGCCGGCACGGGCTCGCCCTGATCGTCGACGAGGTCTTCCTCGACTACCCCCATACCGCAGAGAAGCTGCCGAGCTTCGCCGTTGGACCTCACCCGGCACTGACCTTCGTCCTCAGCGGCATGAGCAAGATCGCCGGTCTGCCGCAGATGAAGGTTGGATGGATCGCAGCCTTTGGTCCTGAAGTCCCCCTACGGCAAGCATTGGCTCGGCTGGAGATCGTCGCCGACACTTTCCTCTCCATGAATACCCCCGCACAGGTAGCACTCCCGCATTGGCTTCAAGGCCGCCTCGGCATTCAAGATCAAATACTTGAAAGAATATCTTCAAACACAAGAAAAATAATGGATTGCAATCTCGACTTACTCAAGGTGGATGCAGGCTGGAGCGCCATCGTTCGCCTTCCCAGACTCGGGATGGATGCAGAAAGCATCCTGTCAGCGGAGCACGTCATCACGCACCCCGGGGCCTTCTACGGAATAGCGGAGAGAGGGCGGATCATCGTCAGCCTCATTACTCCTGAAGACGAGTTTTCCACAGGAATCGAGCGCATTGCCAAAGTCTCAAATTAGTGGGGTTATTCTTTCTGGTTCACATCAAGTATTAGATTTATAAAATCTAATTATCTAATTGATTTATATGAATTTATAAAAATGGATTCGATTCTCTCTCTTCCCCGATTGTTGTACTGGGACCATGACCGGGAATCACTCTGACGTCGTCCGCGAGCACCAGCAGTCGGTCATGAATGGAGCTAAGGAGCTGTTTCGAGTCACCACCGGGCAGGTCCGTACGACCAACGGAACCGGCAAAGAGCGTGTCCCCCGAAAGCAGCAATTTTTCTTGAGGAAGATAGAGACAGCTGCTCCCCTGCGTATGTCCCGGCGTATGGAGTGCGACTCCCTGGATTCCGTCAACAGAAACCGTTTGAGCATCGGTCAGAGCAATGTCCGGGGGGAGCACCTCTGGCGTCGCGATGCTCAGCCACGATGCCTGTACATCCATCATCTTCACGAGTGGAAGGTCGTTCTGGTTGTACAGAATCGGAGCGCCTGTACGTCGCTTCAGCTTCTGGGCTCCGGCAATGTGGTCGATATGGGCATGCGTAATAACAATCTGCTTCACCGTCAGGCCATGCCGTCCAAGCACCGCCATAATCGCAGGAATATCGTCTCCGGGATCGACAACAATCGCCTCACGCGACGTCTCGTCGCCCAGAATGGAGCAGTTGCACTGGAGCAGCCCGACAGGAAGAATCTCGTGGATCATGCTCTAAGAGTACAGGCAAATGAAGAGCGGACCCGAAGGCCCGCTCTTTGTAGATATCAGGGAGAAGCTTACTTTTTCGGCGTGCTCTGCTGCGTCGTCGTATGTCCCGAGAGAACCGAGGAGTTGTCCGAGGAGGCACGCGACAGCAGGATCGTCAAGCCAATCGAGGTCAGCATGAAGACGATCGCCGAGTAGGTTGTCAGGCGCGTCAACAGGTTAGCTGCTCCGCGCGGACCAAAGGCCGTCTGTGACCCCTGACCGCCAAAAGCTGCGGCCAGATCGGCCGACTTACCCTGCTGCAACAGTA is a genomic window containing:
- the mazG gene encoding nucleoside triphosphate pyrophosphohydrolase; protein product: MPPYEGQGKDPMAEAVAIMARLRGPDGCPWDREQTFDTIKKYTLEETYEVFDAIERRAWPELKDELGDLLLQVLFYAQMASEAGYFTIEDVAANLNAKLIRRHPHVFADVRAEDADAVLKNWEEIKREEKKDAGTVSLLDDIPRSMPAMQEAGKLGSRAAKVGFDWPDAAGLFDKLNEEVGELQDELRKPDTGKTAVEGEFGDLLFTMANLARHLKIDPESALRATNAKFRRRFEAMEREAGGQDELKTRTPAELEELWRRAKTQTNDITGD
- a CDS encoding DUF3311 domain-containing protein, which produces MSSRDNRPETNSKTGWKLLLVLPYIGLCFPSIYARETPTLFGFPFFYWYQFLWVILTSLLLGLVYLKLKDRED
- a CDS encoding pyridoxal phosphate-dependent aminotransferase, producing the protein MNYRFSSRTAWDLGESDLARAIRLARGAGQTLIDLTVSNPTTCGFHYDAESILAPLSDPRALTYDPDPRGLLSAREAVAAYYGDHRAAVSPDAITLTTSTSEGYGYLFRLLCDAGDEILVPQPSYPLFDYLADLEDVRLRPYPLFYDYGWWIDFDQLERRIGPRTRAILLVHPNNPTGHATSHTERLRLEEICGRHGLALIVDEVFLDYPHTAEKLPSFAVGPHPALTFVLSGMSKIAGLPQMKVGWIAAFGPEVPLRQALARLEIVADTFLSMNTPAQVALPHWLQGRLGIQDQILERISSNTRKIMDCNLDLLKVDAGWSAIVRLPRLGMDAESILSAEHVITHPGAFYGIAERGRIIVSLITPEDEFSTGIERIAKVSN
- a CDS encoding MBL fold metallo-hydrolase, whose translation is MIHEILPVGLLQCNCSILGDETSREAIVVDPGDDIPAIMAVLGRHGLTVKQIVITHAHIDHIAGAQKLKRRTGAPILYNQNDLPLVKMMDVQASWLSIATPEVLPPDIALTDAQTVSVDGIQGVALHTPGHTQGSSCLYLPQEKLLLSGDTLFAGSVGRTDLPGGDSKQLLSSIHDRLLVLADDVRVIPGHGPSTTIGEERESNPFL
- the secG gene encoding preprotein translocase subunit SecG, whose translation is MITVLVIFHVLVALFLVGVVLLQQGKSADLAAAFGGQGSQTAFGPRGAANLLTRLTTYSAIVFMLTSIGLTILLSRASSDNSSVLSGHTTTQQSTPKK